A single region of the Lotus japonicus ecotype B-129 chromosome 4, LjGifu_v1.2 genome encodes:
- the LOC130711936 gene encoding protochlorophyllide-dependent translocon component 52, chloroplastic-like: MEAAVAFSVRSLHIPTPLESSTPLRKSMFLSTQLNPPLSLVHGITSKSKLFTALSPTQLTEESSSNNLPEDEPEVEANSEKFDWYSQWYPLMPICDLDKRAPHAKKVLGIDVVVWWDRNEGAWQVFDDACPHRLAPLSEGRIDQWGRLQCVYHGWCFNGSGDCKFIPQAPPEGPPVHTFKKACVAAYPSTVQNDILWFWPNTDPQYKDIIERKRPPYIPELDDPSYNRLMGNRDITYGYEVLIENLMDPSHVPYAHYGLMRTQQPKVKADREGGRPLELSIEKLDINGFSADQGWSKSKFMPPCIFYAYTPDQPASSAETKKPSFQKKFGLIFICVPVSPGNSRLIWCFPRNFGLWIDKIVPRWMFHVGQNLILDSDLYLLHLEEQKIMDVGQANWQKSCFVPTKADALVVGFRKWLKKYAGSQVEWRGKYSGGVLPPTPPREQLLDRYWSHTVNCRSCNSAYKSLKVVEVMLQIISVASIGIVATMKQGGMSVVTRNSMVVFAVLSFALSRWLAHFIYKNFHYHDYNHAFR, from the exons ATGGAAGCTGCAGTAGCTTTCTCTGTTCGTTCACTTCACATTCCAACACCACTCGAATCATCAACCCCACTTAGGAAATCCATGTTCTTGAGCACACAACTGAATCCACCACTTTCATTAGTTCATGGGATCACTTCAAAATCCAAGCTTTTCACTGCATTATCACCCACTCAGCTGACAGAAGAATCCAGTAGTAATAATCTTCCTGAGGATGAGCCAGAAGTTGAAGCCAATTCAGAGAAATTTGACTGGTACTCACAGTGGTACCCTCTGATGCCAATTTGTGACCTGGACAAGAGGGCACCTCATGCCAAGAAGGTGCTGGGAATTGATGTGGTTGTGTGGTGGGATAGGAATGAGGGTGCATGGCAGGTGTTTGATGATGCTTGTCCTCATAGATTGGCACCTTTGTCTGAAGGAAGGATTGATCAATGGGGTAGGTTGCAGTGTGTGTACCATGGTTGGTGCTTTAATGGCTCAGGAGATTGCAAGTTTATTCCTCAGGCACCCCCTGAAGGCCCTCCG GTTCATACGTTCAAAAAAGCATGTGTCGCTGCTTACCCAAGTACTGTGCAGAATGATATCTTGTGGTTTTGGCCAAATACTGACCCTCAATACAAAGATATCATTGAAAGAAAAAGACCCCCCTACATACCAGAGCTAGATGATCCATCGTATAATAGATTAATGGGAAACAGAGATATTACTTATGG GTATGAGGTTCTGATTGAAAACCTTATGGACCCTTCACATGTTCCATACGCACACTATGGACTAATGCGTACACAACAACCGAAAG tgAAAGCTGATAGAGAAGGGGGCAGGCCACTTGAATTGTCAATTGAAAAGCTAGATATCAATGGTTTCAGCGCAGATCAGGGTTGGAGCAAAAGCAAATTTATGCCACCATGCATTTTCTATGCATATACTCCAGATCAACCTGCATCATCTGCTGAAACTAAG AAACCATCATTTCAGAAGAAATTTGGTTTGATCTTCATTTGTGTTCCAGTTAGTCCTGGTAATAGCAGATTAATATGGTGCTTCCCGAGAAACTTTGGACTGTGGATTGACAAGATTGTGCCTCGATGGATGTTCCATGTGGGACAAAACCTGATTCTAGATTCAGATTTATATCTTCTCCATCTTGAG gAACAAAAAATAATGGATGTTGGTCAAGCTAATTGGCAAAAGTCCTGTTTTGTGCCAACAAAAGCAGATGCCCTTGTGGTTGGTTTTAGGAAGTGGTTAAAGAAGTATGCAGGTAGTCAAGTTGAATGGAGAGGAAAATATAGTGGGGGTGTTCTTCCTCCAACACCACCTAGAGAACAGCTTTTGGACAG GTACTGGAGCCATACTGTGAATTGCAGGAGTTGCAATTCTGCTTATAAGAGCCTCAAAGTGGTTGAAGTCATGTTGCAGATCATATCTGTTGCTTCAATTGGGATTGTTGCCACAATGAAGCAGGGTGGAATGTCAGTGGTAACAAGGAATTCAATGGTTGTATTTGCAGTACTATCATTTGCCTTGTCTCGGTGGTTAGCTCACTTCATATACAAAAACTTCCATTATCATGACTACAATCATGCCTTTCGCTGA
- the LOC130713702 gene encoding probable hexosyltransferase MUCI70, giving the protein MEVDLQKSLSSRLNRRGDRSNQNPQAKDFEMGFFSSGRVPQDYPMKIVWKKGFIRLILVIGILWMLLILIALLFHIWSCQSSVSFLSAMCNKDSKVYTMLDTMGLVSKPHRCPIPLSNDPDKIVIPTGRTPDNDVKKLLYVMEDEVPHNGSQSSPLFGGHQSWKQREQSFELKSNMKVHCGFIQGGGADMDPLDIKYVKKCKFVVASGIFDGYDIPHQPSNISDRSKKLFCFLMVVDEVSLKFMRENSTVKEDNAGGKWVGIWRLVLLKNQPYDEPRRNGKVPKILTHRLFPQAQYSIWIDGKMELIVDPLLILERYLWRGKHSFAIAQHKHHRSIYEEADANKRRKRYARPLIDLHMKIYYYEGMKPWSLDKKTVSDVPEGAIIIREHTSINNLFSCLWFNEVHLFTPRDQLSFGYVAYRLGDAFKFFMFPNCEYNSIFVLHPHTREHSSPIEWVKELDQLKKHSNLKESRGGLGLFTPYPGDLDSVVLPNVTRTSKAG; this is encoded by the exons atggaggttgATCTTCAAAAGTCTCTTTCTTCGCGCCTAAATCGAAGAGGAGACCGAAGTAATCAAAATCCACAAGCTAAAG ATTTTGAAATGGGCTTCTTTTCCTCAGGGAGGGTACCCCAAGATTACCCCATGAAGATTGTTTGGAAGAAAGGGTTTATTCGATTGATTCTTGTAATAGGGATCTTGTGGATGTTACTAATTCTTATTGCATTGTTGTTCCATATATGGTCTTGTCAATCTTCTGTTTCCTTTTTATCAG CTATGTGTAATAAAGATAGCAAGGTTTATACCATGTTAGACACTATGGGACTTGTATCAAAACCTCACA GGTGTCCAATTCCTCTTTCCAATGACCCTGATAAGATAGTTATCCCAACTGGAAGAACTCCTGACAATGATGTCAAAAAATTATTGTATGTTATGGAAGATGAGGTTCCACATAATGGTTCTCAGTCATCTCCTCTGTTTGGAGGCCATCAAAGTTGGAAACAGAGGGAGCAGAGTTTCGAACTAAAATCAAATATGAAG GTGCACTGTGGATTTATCCAAGGTGGTGGTGCTGACATGGATCCTTTAGACATCAAATATGTTAAGAAGTGCAAATTTGTCGTGGCATCTGGTATTTTTGATGGCTATGACATCCCTCATCAACCATCAAATATAAGCGATCGCTCAAAGAAGCTTTTTTGCTTTCTTATGGTGGTGGATGAAGTATCTTTAAAATTCATGAGGGAAAATAGTACTGTCAAAGAAGACAATGCTGGTGGAAAATGGGTGGGAATTTGGCGACTTGTGCTTCTTAAGAATCAACCTTATGATGAACCAAGAAGGAACGGGAAGGTTCCTAAAATTTTGACCCACAGGTTATTCCCTCAAGCACAGTATAGTATATGGATTGATGGTAAAATGGAGTTGATCGTGGATCCATTGCTTATCCTTGAGAG ATACCTGTGGCGAGGGAAGCATTCATTTGCCATTGCTCAACATAAGCATCACCGCAGTATATATGAGGAGGCTGATGCAAACAAGAGGAGAAAGCGATATGCACGGCCCCTTATTGATCTACATATGAAAATCTACTATTATGAGGGAATGAAGCCATGGAGTTTAGATAAAAAGACTGTTAGTG ATGTCCCAGAGGGAGCCATTATCATTCGCGAACATACTTCCATCAACAACTTGTTTAGTTGCTTGTGGTTCAATGAGGTTCACCTCTTCACTCCCAGAGATCAACTGAGCTTCGGCTATGTCGCGTACAGATTAGGCGATGCCTTCAAATTCTTCATGTTTCCAAACTGTGAATACAATTCAATTTTTGTGTTGCACCCTCACACAAGAGAGCACTCTTCTCCCATTGAATGGGTTAAAGAGTTGGATCAACTTAAGAAGCATAGCAATTTAAAAGAAAGTAGGGGAGGATTAGGCTTGTTTACCCCTTATCCAGGGGATCTTGATTCAGTTGTTCTGCCAAATGTAACAAGAACATCAAAAGCTGGCTGA
- the LOC130714224 gene encoding vacuolar protein sorting-associated protein 29, translating into MVLVLALGDLHIPHRAPDLPAKFKSMLVPGKIQHIICTGNLCIKEVHDYLRTLCPDLHITRGEYDEETKYPETKTLTIGQFKLGLCHGHQVIPWGDLDSLAMLQRQLGVDILITGHTHQFTAYKHEGGVVINPGSATGAYSSMTYDVNPSFVLMDIDALRVVVYVYELIDGEVKVDKIDFKKTSTS; encoded by the exons ATGGTTCTGGTCTTGGCACTAGGGGATTTGCACATACCCCACAGGGCACCTGATCTTCCTGCAAAGTTCAAATCCATGCTTGTCCCTGGCAAGATCCAGCACATCATTTGTACTGGAAATTTATGTATCAAA GAAGTCCATGACTACTTAAGGACTCTTTGCCCAGACTTGCATATAACTCGTGGTGAGTATGATGAAGAGACAAAATATCCGGAGACTAAGACACTAACCATTGGCCAATTTAAGCTGGGACTATGCCATGGTCATCAG GTTATTCCATGGGGTGACCTCGACTCACTGGCAATGCTACAGAGGCAACTTGGTGTAGATATCCTTATCACAGGTCACACCCATCAGTTTACAGCATACAAACACGAGGGTGGCGTGGTTATAAATCCAGGCTCTGCAACAGGTGCCTACAGCAGCATGACTTATGATGTCAACCCAAGTTTTGTTCTTATGGACATTGATGCCCTCCGTGTCGTAGTTTATGTATATGAACTTATTGATGGCGAGGTTAAGGTTGACAAGATTGATTTCAAGAAAACATCTACAAGCTAG
- the LOC130714641 gene encoding IQ domain-containing protein IQM2-like: protein MGISFSLSCPFVNYSDVEDDLDSVIVKSINFGNDEIRTPLRSVSFKDQDLEPTILKSLGSGKMTIETSVSFKSKDLENMISTRTLSFDKEKNMPISKICNSKEMEAECQVETIQSALLNPNSPKHIAALKLQKVYKSFRTRRKLADCAILVEQSWWKLLDFAELKRSSISFFDIQKHETAISRWSRARTRAAKVGKGLSKDDKAQKLALQHWLEAIDPRHRYGHNLHFYYDKWLQCQSREPFFYWLDIGEGREVNLEKCSRSKLQVQCIKYLGPMERLAYEVVVEDGKFFYKQSGELLHTGDEDAHAKWIFVLSTSKTLYVGKKTKGSFQHSSFLAGGATSSAGRLVIENGVLKAVWPHSGHYRPTEENFKEFIAFLQENKVSLSDVKMAPVDDVDEFCSLSRLGHLRSHSSEEDYPENINDLETEEAIVQYSVPERANVMETEEDSSSVEPSTSPFKMFRREFPNLEIPKRGQVFEGLENESRGFVQETAQEFVPESDLTIAKENFSDEDGDDSGIEIIPQESILKRINSHKEMKSYQLGKQLSCKWTTGAGPRIGCVRDYPCELQFRALEQVNLSPRSGSRTKSAFAPRSTTGLASSASTLAILYGDTKTEPQLENQSMFQRGDFSSRSEFSPLIRGSSVIPVIHMA, encoded by the exons ATGGGGATTTCCTTTTCCCTTTCATGCCCATTTGTGAATTACAGTGATGTGGAAGATGACTTAGACTCAGTAATTGTAAAATCCATTAACTTTGGCAATGATGAGATCAGAACTCCGCTACGGTCAGTTAGTTTCAAAGATCAAGATTTAGAACCTACCATCCTTAAATCTCTAGGTTCTGGAAAGATGACAATAGAGACATCTGTGAGCTTCAAATCAAAAGATTTGGAGAACATGATCTCAACCAGAACCCTCTCATTTGacaaagagaaaaacatgcCTATCTCAAAGATTTGCAACAGCAAAGAAATGGAGGCAGAGTGTCAAGTGGAAACAATCCAATCAGCACTTTTGAATCCAAACAGCCCCAAACACATTGCTGCACTTAAATTGCAAAAAGTATACAAGAGCTTTCGCACAAGACGAAAGCTAGCTGATTGTGCAATTCTTGTTGAACAAAGCTG GTGGAAGCTCTTAGATTTCGCTGAACTCAAGCGCAGTTCTATATCTTTCTTTGACATTCAGAAACATGAAACCGCCATTTCACGTTGGTCTAGAGCTAGAACTAGAGCTGCTAAG GTTGGAAAAGGTTTATCAAAAGATGACAAAGCTCAAAAGCTTGCTCTGCAGCACTGGCTTGAAGCG ATTGACCCGCGCCACCGCTATGGACATAATCTACACTTTTATTATGATAAATGGCTTCAGTGTCAGAGCAGAGAACCCTTCTTCTACTG GCTAGATATAGGAGAAGGGAGGGAGGTAAATCTTGAGAAGTGCTCTCGCTCGAAACTTCAAGTACAATGCATTAAATATCTCGGTCCG ATGGAAAGGTTGGCCTATGAAGTTGTTGTGGAGGATGGAAAGTTCTTCTACAAGCAGTCAGGGGAGCTCCTTCACACCGGTGATGAAGATGCACATGCCAAGTGGATTTTTGTTCTTAGCACATCTAAGACACTGTATGTTGGCAAGAAGACAAAAGGTTCATTTCAGCACTCTAGCTTCTTGGCTGGAGGAGCTACATCTTCTGCTGGCCGACTCGTGATTGAAAATGGTGTCTTGAAG GCAGTTTGGCCTCACAGTGGTCATTATCGTCCGACCGAAGAAAATTTCAAGGAATTTATTGCATTCCTCCAGGAGAACAAAGTGAGCCTTTCAGATGTCAAG ATGGCTCCGGTTGATGATGTTGATGAATTCTGTTCACTGAGTCGCCTTGGTCATCTTAGAAGCCACTCGTCCGAAGAGGACTACCCTGAGAACATCAATGACTTGGAGACTGAAGAGGCTATTGTCCAATATTCAGTTCCAGAGAGGGCCAATGTGATGGAAACTGAGGAGGATTCTTCATCGGTAGAGCCTAGCACAAGTCCATTCAAGATGTTTAGAAGAGAATTTCCAAATCTTGAAATACCAAAAAGGGGCCAAGTGTTTGAAGGACTAGAAAATGAGAGTAGAGGTTTTGTGCAAGAAACAGCACAAGAATTTGTACCAGAGTCAGATCTCACAATTGCGAAGGAAAACTTTTCTGATGAAGACGGTGATGATAGTGGCATAGAAATCATTCCGCAGGAGTCAATACTCAAAAGAATCAACTCGCACAAAGAAATGAAATCATACCAACTGGGAAAGCAGTTGTCTTGCAAGTGGACCACTGGAGCCGGTCCGCGAATCGGGTGTGTGAGGGACTACCCTTGTGAGCTTCAGTTCCGAGCTTTGGAGCAAGTTAATCTGTCTCCGAGAAGCGGATCCCGAACTAAATCAGCCTTTGCTCCTAGAAGCACCACTGGATTGGCCTCTAGTGCTTCAACTCTAGCTATTTTATATGGGGACACAAAAACTGAACCACAGCTTGAAAATcaaagcatgttccaaagaggtgaTTTCAGTTCAAGATCAGAATTCTCCCCTTTGATCAGAGGATCATCAGTGATACCAGTTATTCATATGGCATGA